In the Alistipes provencensis genome, AGGTCTCGTCGCCGTAGGCGTAGCGCTCGCGCATCCAGAAACCGTGGCCTCCCTCGGGATAGATGTGCATTTCGGCCTTCACCCCGCGGCGGTTGAGGGCCCGGTAGAAGGCGATGGAGTTGTCCGGGACCACCCCTTTGTCGTCGTTGCACAGCAGGAGCATCACCTCGGGCATCTCTTCGTGGACCTGTCCGAAGGTCGAATGGCGCTTGCGCAATGCCTCCTCCCCGCTGCGGGCCCCGAGGAGGTTCTCCCGGGTCCGGACGCTGGAGTATTTCATCGAGATGACCGGGTAAACGAGTACGGCGAAATCGGGACGTGTCTCCGCGCTTGTGTATTCCGTGATGAGCGTCGAGGCGAAGTGGCCGCCCGCCGAGAAGCCGATAATCCCTACGCTGCGGGGATCGATGCCCCATTGCACGGCGTTGCGGCGGATGACGCGCATCGCCTGCTCGCCGTCCTCCAGCGGAATCCCGGGATGGCCGTTCGGCATCCGGTATTTGAGGATCATCGCCGCGATGCCGTGCTCGTTGAGCCACTCGGCGGTCTTGTAACCCTCGTGCGTGATGCAGACTTTTTCGTAACTTCCGCCCGGCACGACCAGCATGGCCTGTCCCGTGGCGCGGGCCGGATCGGGAAGATAGACCAACAATTCGGGATCGCTTACGCCGACGTAGTACCCCTTCTCGTTGATGCTTTCGGACAGCTCCTCCAGCCCGGTTTTCGTCGGGGTTCCCTCCGGGAAGAGCTTGATGCGCAGCGGCTCGGCCGCCTGCGACACGGCGACGGCCAGCAATAGAGCGCAGAGTGTTGTGAAACAGGTTTTCATCGCGCCAGCCGATTTGCCATTCGGTAGAAATGGCCGTCCTCGGCCCCCAGCAGGAGTTCGGGCGTGCCGTCGCCCCGCCAGTCGATGGGGGTTGGGCAGGTCGTGTGGCCGGCCAGCACGCGCTCGCTGATGTTGCCCATATATTCGTACCACACCTCGCCGTTCTCCTCGCGGACGTTGCGGAACCAGCAGGCGTTCTGGCTGTCGACGATCAGGTCCAACCGTCCGTCGCCGTCCCAGTCGATGAAACAGATCTTGCGGCGTCCGGATTGTCCGCCGATGCCGTCGTTCAGGCGCAGAAGTCCTTCGGAGCTCTCCATAACCCCGTTTTTGGCGCTGTAGAGCGAGCAGTTCGTGCCGTGGAAGATGCGGCGTCCGGGGCGGAGCAGCAACTCGCCGTCGGGCGTGCGGAAACGTTCGTAATAGGCGAGGTAACCTTCCTGATCGAGAACGATGAGGTCCGTCAGGCCGTCGCCGTTCCAGTCCATGGCCACCGGCGTCGTGCGCCATTGCGTGACGAGCGTGCCGGATTCCGGCGTCCACCAGTTCCATGCGGGTTTGGGCGTTTCGCCCTCCCAAGCTACGCGCACGGGCTGTGCCGGAGCGAGTTTCAGTCCGTCTTTGCTGCCGAGGTTGCGGAACCATTCGATTTTGCCCCAAATCGAGTTGACGATGATGTCGGGGTGTCCGTCGCCGTCCCAGTCGGCCACGGAGAGTACCGTGTAGCCCCATTTGCGCTCGGCGGGTCCCTGTATGGAGCCGTTCTCTCCGGCTTGTATGCGGATGGGTTTGCCGTTGACGGTGAAGAGCTGCGGGGCATCCCAAACGGGGTTGTCGCCGCCCGAAAGGTTGCGGATGAAAGCGATCTCCCCGGCCGAGTTCCCGGCAACGATGTCCTGTTTGCCGTCGCCGTCCCAGTCGTAGGCGCAGGGGGTTGAGAGGGCTCCGAATTTCACCAGATCGGCTTGTTGAGTGAAGTAGACGGGCGATTCGAACTGGGGCATGCCTTTTTTGACCTTCCCCGTGTGGCGCACCCAAGCCACGCGGCCGTCTTCGTCGCCGACGATAAGGTCGGGATGTCCGTCGCCGTCGAAATCCGAAACCACCGGGACGATCATCTCCAGATGGAGGCGAATCTCCCCGTGTTTGTTGGCAAGCGGACGTCCCGCCGCAAAGCGGGGCTCCGTGCGGCTCCCGATGTTCTCGAACCAAGTCAGCCCGTCGACGAATTCGCCGCATATCAGGTCCAGATCGCCGTCGTCGTCGAAGTCGGCGATACACGGATTGGGAGCTCCGTAGACGTCGATCGGGGCGCCTGCCGCCTCCACTTTGCCGCGGTTGACATATCCTTTGCCCGTGTTTTCGAGCAGGTAGACGTAGCCGTGCAGCGGACCCCGGGTCCAGCGCCCGAGGCTGTCGAAGGCGTTGTCCCAGCCGTAATCGTCCCATGTGTCGATGCCCACGACGATATCCTTGTCGCCGTCACCGTCCCAGTCGACGTAGTTCCACATGTTGCTCCGCGACTTCTTGTAGGTGGCGCCGAGCTCCTCGCCCTCGTAGCGGAGACGCCGCTTCTTGGCGTAGGGAGCCTTGAAAAAGTCGGGGTATTC is a window encoding:
- a CDS encoding alpha/beta hydrolase; translated protein: MKTCFTTLCALLLAVAVSQAAEPLRIKLFPEGTPTKTGLEELSESINEKGYYVGVSDPELLVYLPDPARATGQAMLVVPGGSYEKVCITHEGYKTAEWLNEHGIAAMILKYRMPNGHPGIPLEDGEQAMRVIRRNAVQWGIDPRSVGIIGFSAGGHFASTLITEYTSAETRPDFAVLVYPVISMKYSSVRTRENLLGARSGEEALRKRHSTFGQVHEEMPEVMLLLCNDDKGVVPDNSIAFYRALNRRGVKAEMHIYPEGGHGFWMRERYAYGDETYPAVIRWIERHKTNN
- a CDS encoding FG-GAP repeat domain-containing protein; this translates as MNPAILPFYKASVFAVRSAALAAALLITTSASAATDIRQASPTTDPKGGGETPAQSDKDILRYNNPDLTVDLGVGLWGIPLPVDYDGDGVKDLLVSCPDRPYKGLYFFRNIGTPRHPRFAAAERISEKGMNNIRLSEVEGKPYVLSKNFEYPDFFKAPYAKKRRLRYEGEELGATYKKSRSNMWNYVDWDGDGDKDIVVGIDTWDDYGWDNAFDSLGRWTRGPLHGYVYLLENTGKGYVNRGKVEAAGAPIDVYGAPNPCIADFDDDGDLDLICGEFVDGLTWFENIGSRTEPRFAAGRPLANKHGEIRLHLEMIVPVVSDFDGDGHPDLIVGDEDGRVAWVRHTGKVKKGMPQFESPVYFTQQADLVKFGALSTPCAYDWDGDGKQDIVAGNSAGEIAFIRNLSGGDNPVWDAPQLFTVNGKPIRIQAGENGSIQGPAERKWGYTVLSVADWDGDGHPDIIVNSIWGKIEWFRNLGSKDGLKLAPAQPVRVAWEGETPKPAWNWWTPESGTLVTQWRTTPVAMDWNGDGLTDLIVLDQEGYLAYYERFRTPDGELLLRPGRRIFHGTNCSLYSAKNGVMESSEGLLRLNDGIGGQSGRRKICFIDWDGDGRLDLIVDSQNACWFRNVREENGEVWYEYMGNISERVLAGHTTCPTPIDWRGDGTPELLLGAEDGHFYRMANRLAR